From the genome of Muricauda sp. SCSIO 64092, one region includes:
- the dut gene encoding dUTP diphosphatase encodes MKVNIINKSKHPLPRYETNASGGMDLRANISEPLTLKPLERAIIKTGLFIELPVGYEAQVRPRSGLAAKKGITVLNSPGTIDADYRGEIGVILANLSNDDFRVEDGERVAQLVIAKHERAEWIEVGELSETSRGAGGFGSTGRK; translated from the coding sequence GTGAAGGTTAACATTATTAACAAGTCAAAACACCCATTGCCCCGCTATGAGACCAATGCTTCCGGGGGAATGGACTTAAGAGCCAATATTTCGGAACCCCTAACGTTGAAACCTTTGGAGAGGGCCATTATAAAGACAGGTCTTTTTATCGAGCTTCCCGTTGGATATGAAGCCCAGGTCCGCCCTCGCAGTGGATTGGCGGCTAAAAAGGGCATAACCGTATTAAACTCCCCGGGCACCATTGATGCAGATTATCGAGGTGAAATAGGGGTGATATTGGCCAATCTTTCCAATGATGATTTTAGGGTCGAAGATGGGGAGCGGGTCGCCCAATTGGTGATTGCCAAACATGAAAGGGCAGAATGGATCGAAGTCGGGGAACTGTCCGAAACTTCCAGGGGAGCCGGTGGTTTTGGAAGTACGGGAAGGAAATAA
- a CDS encoding lipopolysaccharide biosynthesis protein: MGPLKKLFKQTFIYGLATVLPRMLSFLLLPLYTGILATAGYGEVSVIFAWFAIFNVVLAYGMETTFFRFYNGEVSKETVVSTSILSIAATTLLFVLIGFLALDAISQAMAIEPKYIRFAILILALDALVIIPFAWLRANEKPMQYAIVKILNVTINLGLNIFFLLGLPAIFSKDPEALLSKLYVEDYEIAYIFIAMMVASGVTLLLMLPRYFKTTYIFDKGLWKRMLKYAAPVLLAGIAFTINEVFDRILLEQLLPENTAKSEVGKYSACYRLALFMTLFGTAFRMGIEPFFFSHSKSEAPQKAYAQITNYFVILGSIILLSVVVFADILKVLFVRDEAYWEAMPIVPIIVLASFCLGIYHNLSVWYKITDRTRFGAYISSVGALLTLVINFVFIPKMGYMASALATLVAYASMMGLSYYFGKKYYPIPYNMRKIVFYGGFSILFSVLSFYVFNRNIVVGSLLLLLFLGLIYKLEGDKLRTIFLRREG; the protein is encoded by the coding sequence TTGGGCCCACTTAAAAAGTTATTCAAACAAACCTTTATCTACGGATTGGCAACCGTATTGCCCAGAATGCTTTCCTTTTTACTATTGCCCTTGTATACGGGTATTTTGGCTACTGCCGGCTATGGGGAGGTTTCGGTGATCTTTGCTTGGTTCGCCATCTTCAACGTGGTGTTGGCCTATGGAATGGAAACCACTTTTTTTAGGTTCTATAACGGGGAAGTTTCCAAGGAAACCGTGGTTTCCACCTCCATTCTATCGATTGCGGCAACAACACTTCTTTTTGTACTGATTGGTTTTTTAGCGTTGGACGCCATTTCACAAGCTATGGCCATTGAACCAAAGTATATACGCTTTGCCATACTCATATTGGCTTTGGATGCCCTGGTCATTATACCCTTTGCCTGGCTCAGGGCCAATGAGAAGCCAATGCAATATGCCATAGTCAAGATATTGAATGTGACGATCAACCTTGGGTTGAACATTTTCTTTTTACTGGGGCTTCCCGCGATTTTTTCAAAAGACCCGGAAGCACTATTGAGCAAACTTTATGTTGAAGATTATGAGATTGCCTACATTTTTATAGCGATGATGGTCGCCAGTGGGGTCACTTTGCTTCTCATGTTGCCACGTTATTTTAAGACCACCTATATTTTTGATAAGGGTCTGTGGAAGCGAATGCTGAAATATGCGGCCCCGGTACTGCTTGCAGGTATTGCATTTACCATTAATGAAGTGTTTGACCGGATTTTATTGGAACAGCTACTTCCGGAAAACACGGCCAAAAGTGAAGTGGGAAAATATTCGGCCTGTTATCGCCTGGCCTTGTTCATGACCCTATTTGGAACGGCGTTCCGAATGGGGATCGAACCTTTTTTCTTCAGCCATTCAAAAAGCGAGGCGCCTCAAAAAGCATATGCACAGATTACCAATTATTTTGTGATCTTAGGGAGTATTATATTGTTGTCCGTTGTCGTTTTTGCAGATATCCTAAAGGTATTGTTTGTTCGGGACGAAGCCTATTGGGAAGCCATGCCCATTGTCCCGATTATTGTTCTTGCCAGTTTTTGTTTGGGCATTTATCACAACCTTTCCGTATGGTATAAAATCACGGATCGAACCAGGTTTGGGGCCTATATATCCTCAGTTGGCGCCCTGCTTACCCTTGTCATCAACTTTGTGTTTATCCCTAAAATGGGATATATGGCATCCGCCTTGGCAACACTTGTCGCTTATGCCAGTATGATGGGGTTATCCTATTATTTTGGTAAAAAATATTATCCCATTCCGTATAATATGCGTAAAATCGTGTTCTATGGAGGGTTTTCCATTCTCTTTTCCGTATTGTCCTTTTATGTTTTTAACCGAAATATAGTAGTGGGAAGCCTGCTCCTTTTGCTATTTTTGGGGCTGATTTACAAATTGGAAGGAGATAAACTGAGAACCATATTTTTAAGACGTGAAGGTTAA
- a CDS encoding sulfatase codes for MTFHLKALRVLVFVFLMVSCGQRQKTQKSVPERPNILFIMSDDHAYQAISAYQNHLIQTPNIDRIAKGGITFHNASVTNSICAPSRATILTGKHTHINGKTDNSRPFDTTQVTFPKLFQDAGYQTAMFGKLHFGNNPKGVDDFMILPGQGNYINPDFITKNGDTVRIEGYVTDVITDLTLDWLDTKRDTTKPFLMMYLHKAPHRPWWPRPDKFQEFINKEFPEPETLFDDYASRGTAAKTAEMNLLRHMMYSHDSKIRPELVQRMRPEPQIPEFENSFHGPYTERATPEQKALYEPILDIINADFEENWPKMDDTQKMRWKYQRYMQDYLACISSVDDNVGRVLDYLDENHLSENTLVVYTSDQGFYLGEHGWFDKRFIYNESFGTPLLIRWPNTIKPGITNEEMVQNLDFAQTLLEAAQIEAPNDMQGESLMPLLTSNETEWNRDAVYYHYYEYPAVHQVKRHYGIVTKAYKLAHFYYDVDEWELYDRLNDPNELHNLYENPQYADVVANLKLKLEELRERYGDSDELNQKYIDIHLKNSMDPASKENK; via the coding sequence ATGACCTTCCATTTAAAAGCCTTGCGGGTTCTTGTTTTTGTATTTCTGATGGTTTCCTGTGGACAACGACAGAAAACCCAAAAATCCGTCCCTGAAAGACCCAATATCCTGTTCATTATGTCGGATGACCATGCCTATCAGGCCATTAGCGCCTATCAAAACCACTTGATCCAGACCCCAAATATTGATCGTATTGCCAAAGGGGGCATCACTTTCCATAACGCCTCTGTTACCAATTCCATTTGCGCACCTTCAAGGGCGACCATCTTAACGGGCAAACACACGCATATTAATGGAAAAACGGATAATTCCCGTCCCTTTGATACCACTCAGGTCACTTTTCCAAAACTTTTTCAGGACGCCGGCTACCAAACGGCCATGTTTGGGAAATTACATTTTGGCAATAACCCTAAAGGCGTGGATGACTTTATGATCCTTCCAGGACAGGGAAATTATATCAACCCGGACTTTATAACCAAAAATGGGGATACCGTTAGAATAGAAGGTTATGTTACCGATGTCATCACGGATTTAACCTTGGATTGGCTGGATACCAAAAGGGACACCACAAAACCTTTCTTAATGATGTACCTGCACAAGGCACCGCATCGTCCGTGGTGGCCCAGACCGGATAAGTTTCAGGAATTCATAAACAAGGAGTTTCCGGAACCTGAGACGTTATTTGATGATTATGCATCCCGGGGAACGGCGGCCAAAACGGCCGAGATGAACTTGCTTCGCCATATGATGTACAGTCATGATAGCAAAATTAGACCTGAACTTGTCCAACGTATGCGGCCAGAACCTCAAATCCCAGAATTTGAAAATAGTTTTCATGGCCCCTATACCGAGCGGGCGACTCCGGAACAAAAAGCACTTTACGAGCCCATTCTCGATATCATCAACGCGGATTTCGAGGAAAATTGGCCAAAAATGGACGACACCCAGAAAATGCGCTGGAAGTACCAACGCTATATGCAGGACTATCTTGCCTGTATTTCCTCTGTTGACGATAATGTAGGTCGTGTCCTGGATTATTTGGATGAAAACCACCTATCCGAAAATACCTTGGTGGTATATACTTCGGACCAAGGATTTTATTTGGGGGAACATGGCTGGTTCGACAAGCGGTTTATTTATAATGAATCCTTTGGAACGCCCTTATTGATACGTTGGCCCAATACCATAAAACCGGGCATTACCAATGAGGAGATGGTCCAGAACCTGGATTTTGCCCAGACCCTGCTCGAGGCCGCCCAAATTGAAGCGCCCAATGACATGCAGGGCGAAAGTTTAATGCCCTTACTAACATCCAATGAGACCGAATGGAACCGTGATGCGGTGTACTATCACTATTATGAGTATCCCGCGGTCCATCAGGTAAAGCGGCACTATGGTATTGTGACCAAGGCTTACAAATTGGCCCATTTTTATTATGATGTTGATGAATGGGAACTCTACGACAGACTAAATGACCCCAACGAATTGCACAACCTCTACGAGAATCCGCAATATGCCGATGTGGTCGCAAACCTGAAATTGAAACTGGAGGAATTGCGGGAGCGCTATGGGGATTCCGATGAACTCAACCAAAAGTATATCGACATTCATCTGAAAAACAGTATGGATCCTGCTTCAAAGGAAAACAAATAG